Part of the Rhizobium rosettiformans genome is shown below.
CACCTCCTGCCAGATGCAAGGGAGCGGCGGCATTTCCACCGGCGATCAGGGGGCATCCTCGACGCTTAAGAGCCCGGCAGTCGCCCAGCCGATTGCCACGGATCTGACCAAGGATCTTTCAGGCCTCATTGCAAAACCCGCCAAGCTTGTCCTGGATGCGGACATGCCGCAGGCCATGCGCACCGCCTTGGGCGAAGCTCTGACAAGCGAGGGCTATTCCATCGCCAGCGCGCATGACACACAAGGCGAAGATATTGTCCTTAAGCTTGCGGTTTTCGAGGTCGGCGAGGACCTCCTCATACGGGTGACGACGCCGAACATCAGGCTGTCTAAAGTGTATCGCGCGCGGTTCAAGGCCGGCGGTGAGACCGATGCAATGGGTACCATTCATGTGGCAGGACCGCCGGTCCTGGAAACCATCGGCGGAGCGATCGGGCGATGAGCGAAGCGTTGCAGCTTTCCGGTGCGCCTCAAGTCCTGACGACCCGATCCGGCAATGGCGACAAGCAGGGGATGCAGCGGCTCAACCGCCTGCCGCTCATTCTGGTTCTGACAGGAGCGATCCTGGTGATCGCAATAATCGTCTTTGGACTGTCTTCACGCGGTTTGTGGCGCAGTGGACAAGGGGCAGAGGATGGGCGCGACCGCCGGCCAGCGACCAGCTTTGCCGATACCTTGAAACAGGGGATCGGCGACGGGATCATCGGGGACAATCCGTCACCGCCAATCGTCCAGGCCCCGTCAAGGGTCACTGACCGGCCAGACGTGATCCCCGCGCCGAAGCTTGTAACACCCGGCAGAGCGCCAAGAGACGAGATGATATCGCCGCCGCCGCCAGCGCTCGACGAGGATGAACTCTGGCGCAAGCGACTGGAGCGCGAGCACCAGGAACAGATCCTCAACGAGCGACAGCGCCAGATCATGGCAAGCTTGCAAAGGGCTGAGGGCGCCAAGGCTTCACCACTCAGGATCGATACCAGCGCGCTTTCTGAAATACTGCCGACGAGGCCTGCAAGTGAAGGGGCGGAAGGCGCAAGAAACGACCCTGGCCAAAGGGATCGCTTGGCGCAGCGGCTGTTGGCGGCCGCCGAAACCATGGGCCGAGCAGGGGAGGGCTTCAGCGATCAGAACGGGCAGGGTCAAAAGCAAGCCTTCCTCGACCAGACGAGACGTGCCAGAGACGCAGAACCCCGCCTTGAGCCCTTGACGAACTCAAAGACATTGTTGCGCGGTTCTGTCATCCCAGCTTTGCTGTTGACCGGTCTCAACGCCGATCTACCCGGTCGCCTTCTCGCCCAGGTCAGCCAGAACGTCTATGACAGCGCCACGGGACGGCATCTCCTCATCCCGCAAGGATCAAGACTTGTCGGCCAATATGACTCCAAGGTCTCCTACGGTCAGTCACGCGTGCTGGTCGTGTGGACCGACATTGTCTTGCCTGATGGCGCGCGCCTCGAGATTGCCGCCATGGCCGGAATTGATCAGACGGGGGAGGCCGGTTTCAAGGACAAGGTCGACCGCCATTACATCCGGAACTTCGGAACTGCAGCACTGGTGGCGCTGATTGGCACCGGCATCGACCTTTCCCTTCCGCAGTCCCAAAATGGTTTCGGCGTATCAGACGCGTCTGACGCTGCCCGGCGCAGCTTTGCGGAAACCTTCGGACGGCTTGCCGAAGGCTCAATTTCAAAAGGTCTCGACACGCAGCCGACTTTGACGATCAGACCCGGCTTTCGTTTCAACATCCTGGTTGATCAGGACCTGGTGTTTGGATGATCGGTTCTGACCATTGGAAGTGGGCCGCAGTTTCATCTGACCAACGGGCAAGACACGACAGCTTTCCGTAAAACCTCTTAACCTCATCCAGGCCACAAGAGCGCTCAAATCAAGGACAGGCGTATAGCGACGGCCGTCGCATGTTGTATGGTGACGGCATCGAGTTTGTCCCGCGCCTTGTCGATCGAGATCCGCACTGTCGAATACTTGGCATCGAGAAGATCGGCCACGTCCTGCATGGTCTTTCCCTCCGCAACCCAGCGCAGGCACATCCTCTCGAACGAGGTGAGATCGCTGGGGGCAGCTTGATGCCAACGCATGCGGGGAAGGGAGAAAGCAACATGCAGCATTGCAGCGGCCGCCGCAGCCTCGACAATGTCGAGCATGGCGGCGAGGTTCAAACAATGCGTGTCGGATGAGGCAAAGGTCAAAACCGCCTGATGACTGAAGCCGACCCGGATTGGAATCGAAAATCCTGCCCTGATACCATGGGCAATGGCTTCGTCACGAAAGGCGACGACCTCGGCCCGTTCGGTCTCAAAGACGGGATCGTCGAGTGACCAGCAGAAGGGATGGACACCGCGTTTCACAGCACGGACGATGGGATCGATACGGCCGTAATTGTTGCGATAATAGCGATCTTGCCATTCAGAGGGATAGTTGGAAACCGCTCGCCAACGCGAACCGTCTAGCCGGAGATAAGCAAAGAAGGGAAAGCCGTGTCTTTCTCCGAACTCTGACAGGGCAGCTGTCAATGCATCGGGATCACTGGCTGTCGAGATGGCTTCGATGAGGCTGTCAAATGGATGCTTTTTGCCCATAGAGAGATCCTTTTCGGCAATGGGGTTCGAGGGCCGGCCACCGCAAGCGACCGGCTAGATGCGCATCGATTGAACTCTAAAGAAGAGCCAGTCCCTAAGGGGACGCTGGCAGGCACAAAATAGTGTCATCTGCAATTGTTATGCGGACAAGTTATAGCTGCACATGTGCCGCGCGCAACTTTGACAGACAAAAGAAACAAAATTTAACAATGCGCGGTCTGTACCGGCAACGGAGAACCGCTTGGATAGCGAAGCTGGACTTCGCGCATGTCATGTTTTTGACCGATCCGATTCTCAATGATCCTGGTTCTGACTGGCCCCTTGCCCTGGCCTTTGCCCTTGCGCGCGCTTTCTTGTCGGCAGCAATTCGACCTCGACTGCAGGCGTGAAGATGTAGCCGCCAAGTCGAACCGTCCGCAAAAGCATTGGCCGGTGTGGGTCGACTTCAATCTTGCTTCGAAGCCGGTTGATATGGACATCGATGCTGCGATCGACCGGACGCGCAGCCCCCACTCTCGTCAAGGTGAGAAGCGTCTGGCGCGACAGGGTCTTGCCGCTGTTGCGGCAAAAGGCCCATAGCAGATCGAACTCCGCCGCCGTCAAATCGACCAGGCGGCCGGTCGGATCGGTCAAGGACCGCCTATGGGGGTCGATAGACCACCCGTCGAAGAACAGGACCCGGCTTGTCGAGAGTGCGGCGGCACCAAAGGCTGCCCGACGCAAGAGACTGGCGACACGTGCCTTGATCTCCCGCAAGCCCAGCTTTTGCGAAAAACAATCGTCGGCGCCCGCCTCAAGTGCTTCGATGCGAAGATTGGGATCGTCTGAGCCGACCATTAAGATGATGGCGACCGAGCTGGTCAGGCGAATGTCCCGGCAGAACTGAACGACATCATCGCAAGGGTCCGCCGAGCGATCCAGAATGAGAAGATCGATCCCTTTTGTGAGAAGCGTTTGCCGCAATTGCTCGATCGTCTCGACTGAGCGGATTTGGTATTCGGCCTGAAGGATCTTCAATATGCGCTGTCCAGCCCGATCGGAGAGGCTCAAGAACAAGACTTCGGCTTTGCGGCGCTTATCCTGCCTTGCCGGGAAAGAAGACATTGACGATGTCGGCATGCGTTTGGCACTCCATGTCTGTCTCGCCACGGTCGCGAGACCCCATAGCGCCGTTCGGGTCATCTGACGATCTCAACCGGAGCGGGCAGGCCTGTCATTGAGATCAATTCTGTTCAGCTTGCCAAGTGACAAATCTGCTAGGGTGACCCGCCTTGTCAGCCGCAATAATTCTTCATCTAGATCCGAGACTTGCCGTTTGAACCTTGTTGCAGGTCATGGCATCTTCGACGTGCGGGCATAGAATCCAAGCACGAGGCCTGCTCATGCAAAACCTGCATCCAGATGCGCGGGAGAGCGCACCGCTGGTTGTTGTCTGCACGGCAGCAACGGAACTTTCGCTCTTTCTGAGACACAGTCTCGGAAGCGAAGGCATGACGGCAATCTGTGCCACATCGGCAAGCGAAGGCTTTGACCACATCGTTAGCCAGGCGTCGGTGATCGCCCTTGTCGACTGTCAGCTTCCGGAAGCGGACTGGCTGCTTGAATCGCTTTTGCATGCCATGCCAGAAGAAGGCTTGACCATTCTGGTTCTGAGCGCTGATGACCGGGCATGCTCCCAATTAGAGCATCGGCAGAAGGGCCGCGTTCACAGCATTCGCCGTCCACTTGACCCTGCCTTTCTCCTGAAGGCCATTCGACGCTTTGCGGGTCAGATGCGCGTCAATGATCGCAACGGCCTGGTTTTTGCCGACATCAAGCTCGACCTTGCCGCTCGCAAAGTCTGGCGGCAGCGCCGCGAAATTCGATTGACGGGCATTGAGTTCGAACTGCTGTCGACCCTCATGCTTGAGCCCGGCCGGGTGTTTTCGCGTGAGAGCCTGATTGCGCAAGCCTGGCCCCCTGGCGTTTTTGTCGATACCCGCACCGTCAATATCCATATCGGGCATCTCAGACGTCAACTGACCGCCCATGGCGAGCCCGACCTCATCCGCACGGTGCGCGGCTACGGCTATGCGCTTGATCGAACAGATCCCGACCTTGAGAGGGATACATCATGACCCGCATACAGAACCGCTCCGGATCACAGCTTGTCCTTGAAGGAGGCAGCCTGATTACCGGCGATGGCAAGACGCATCTTGAGAGCGCATCGATACGGATCCGAGACGGCATGATCGTCGAAATCACACAAGCGCCGATCGAAGCGAGCAATGGCGAGACCGTCGTTTCGACCAAGGGGTATCTGATGCTGCCAGGCTTCATCAATGGTCATGCCCATGCCACGATCGCAGGCCCGTCCATGCCGAGCGGCTCTCTACCTCTTTCACTCGATGACGTCAGATATCAACGTAATCGGCATCTCCTGTCGGGAACGACATCACTCATCAATGTCTGCGGGCTCGCCCTGTCGGAAGAACGAGACGGAGCGCTCGAGCCCCATGCGCTCGACATCCACATGACGAGTGCTCATACACCGCATAGCCTTGCAGCAGCCGACCAGATCGATGGGCAAGGGCTCACACCACGTCATCGATCAGCCCGGCTCGAGGAGCTTGTTTCAAGGGGTTGCAGGGTGCTTGGCGAAGCTGGTGGCGGGCAAACACTCGGCGGTGGTGCCCAGGATTATCGTTTTATCCCTGATGCCATCGAAGAAAGGACGGGGGTCAGGATCTCTGCACATCTGGCACGCCAATTGAAAGAAGCGGTGCTTGGGCGAAACCTCGATGGCAAGATGAGGATCAGCGAGGCAGCACTTCATGAACTGCTCGATGAGCACGCGATCGATCTCACCTCCCGCGCGCTCGGCAACCTCCTGCGCATGAAGGTGCTCGCCCCCGTCCACTGCGCAAGGCTTGGTCTTGAAGAGATCGCCGCGGCATCAGCACAATTGCAGCTACCGGCGATCTTTCATCATGCCTTGCCAACCGCGACGACACTGATAGCCCTCGCCAAGGCCTATCCGAAGGCCCGGATGGTGGCAGCCCATGCCAATCATCCGTCTTTCCTGCCAGAGGAGGCATGCACCTATGCGCGAGAGCTGAAAGCGCTTGGTGTTACAATCGACGTCTCGACCCTCGACATGATCGATACCCGGTTTCGAAACCAACCTGACAATCTCGACGCGCTTGTCGATGCAGGTCTCATCGATACCCTGTCCACGGATTATGCCGGCGGCGACTGGGATAGCATCGGCTCTGCGCTTCACCGGACAACGAGAAAAAACGGCTGGAGCCTGCCGCAGGTTGTTGCACTTGCCACGGGAAACGTCGCCCGTGTCTTTCCCGAGCTTTTCGCCGATAGAGGACTGCTCGAAGTCGGGAGACGAGCCGATATCGTCATCGCAGAGCCGCACAACATTTCCAGGATCCGCCATGTCTACAAAGACGGTCGGCTGGTTGTATCTGATGGGGTGCTCTTACACGGTGTGGCTCCTGGATTGCAGAAATGAAAACAAGATAGACGAGGCGGATCGTGTCCGGCATGACCGCCAAGCGCTTGAGGACGTCTAGCGCTTGGCGCATACATGTTTCGCATCTGCAAAAAGGGAGAGGCTCGAAGTTTTGTCGTCCGAGGACAAATCGCCTCATGCAGCTAGCCTTATGATGACGGCAATAACCGCGCATCGGTTCACCACAGCGTGGCGCAAAGCAATCTCTGGGGTTCGCTCGTTGAGGACGTGCCATGCAAGGACAAGGCAGGGGAGGAGGGGAGGGCAGGGCAGGGGAAGTCGCCAAAGATGAGACTTTCCACCCATCTGGCCCATGATATCGAACGGGACAAATAGGCTCGATACCAAAATCGAGACCCGTTCTTCGATGTCAGTGGCAGCCGAAAACTTACCGATCGTTTCGAGCCCTGCGATTTCGCGTCCATCTTTCCCGGTCGGTAAGGGCCGGATTGTCTCGCAGCAAATCTTCCTCTCTGGTCATCAAAATCAGGAGTTGATCGAGGTTCACATACACAGGCAATCTCGGTGCCGCCATCAGGCAAAGGCGAAAGTTCTTGGGGCTGGACACAGGCTGACCGGCCAGACGGTCCGGTACGGGTGAGCGGCACATTGTCAGTATTGAGGTCCGCGATCTCAAGAGCGCCCGGACCGCGCTGCCGATATCAGACGACGAACTTGATTTTCTGCCGACCTTCGGGGACGGTGTATTACGACAACCTGCCGCCGCAGTGCTGGCGGGACCTGATGACCAGCGCGGATATCTCTAGGCCGGAACACAGCGGATGTTTGACCTTACGATTGATCTCTACAACGATCCCGAGACAGCACGCCAACACCTGGAAAAGCTCCGTTGGCCAAAAGGTCCGATCTGTCCGCATTGCGGCAATGGCGACAAGTTCCGGATCATGAAATTTGCCGGCAAGTCGACCCGGCCCGGCCTCTACAAGTGTAAGGAATGTCGCAAGCCTTTTTCGGTCACCGTGGGAACCGTGCTGGAAGGCTCCAACATCCCTTTGCACAAATGGGTTCTCGCCGCCCATCTCATGGGCGCCTACCGCTACCGCATGAATGCCAATCAGCTGCACCGCATGCTTGACGTCAGCTACAGATCCGCCTGTCACATGACGGAGCGTATCGACAATGTCATGAAGTAGTCGACGAGACCCGATGGAGGATGGCCGGCCCGAAGCCTAATGTGCTCTGTTTTCGAGTGGTTGGGCATTTTCGCTATGGCCGTCGGATTCTGGCAAGACCGTCTTGCCGGTCTTTGGCTCGGGGGGCGTATTGAGCAGGCGGCGAAGAACCTCATCGCCCTTCTGTTCATCGGTCTTTTGCGCGCGCTTGGCCATGGTCGTCCTCAAGAGCCCCCAATAGCTTGAAACATCTGTCGAGCATGCTGCGACACCAAGGTTAGACCGCCGGCCAGCCTGTGACAATGATCGCAATTTGCCAATGTTTGCGAATCCAGCCTCCCCTCCGGTTGCACTGGTCACGTCCGCTTGAGGCTGGCACTCAGCAACGCGAAGACAGGTGATGGATTGCCTCTGCCGAGACATTCAACGGCGTCAATTGCGCGGCTGTATAGCTCGGAGATACCGCGATTGGTGAGCACCGAACGAAGCTTCAATGTCAGATACGCGCGGTCCATCGGTTCCCTGGGATCACCCCTGGGCGCCGTCAATGCACTCGAAAGCTTCCTGCCGGATCTCAAGGTGAGCCGTAGTTTGGCCATGGTCTCGCGGGGGAAACGTGCCTCCGCCTCCTCGTCGATGGAGAGAATGACCCTCTCAGCCAACCGCACCAGATCCTTGCGAAAGAGCAGATTCTCCGAGACAGGCAGGAATGCCTCTTCGCCCTCGACGGCCAGAACCGCCAGACAGAACGGAAGGCTGTATTGCAGACCGACCAGTGTTTGAGGCGCGCAGCTGTTGGCCAGTCGCAGCGCCTGAGAGAAAGTGTAAACGTCCATCCGTTCGATGTCATCGGCGACGACACCATGGCCGTGCATCAATTGGCTCAGCGCATCAAGAGCTGGATGAATGTAGCGACAACAGGCATAGGGCTTGAAATAGGTGTCCAAGATCTCGAACCGATGACCAAGATCAGCCATCAGCCGATCCTGGTCATAAAAGCGGTCATGATCAAGGAGGTCGATTGGACCGGTAAAGCCACGCTGTGCCAGGAAAAGCGCCTCAAGCCCGGTCCGTGCGCTAAACGCGATCCCCTCCTTGACCAGATTGCCGGTCGCGCTGGAATAACCGGAACTGCCATTGGCGCGCTGGTTCGGAGCCAGAACGCCGGCAATCGCCAGCCCCTCCGACAGAACCCTGTGCGAGACCCCAAGAAGGCGCCCGGCAGCTGCACAAGCTGCAAAGGCTGCCCACCGGCCGGTCTGACGGGTGGCGATGGCGTCTGGCCGTTGCGAGGCTGCAATCCGAATCCCGACATCATATCCGGCGATGAGCGCCGACAGGATCGCCGATCCCCAGACCTCTGGCAGACTTGCGCCAAGGGTCAGCACGGTTGGAATGACGCTGGCACCAGGATGGCCGCGGGCTGCCCGATTGCCGTCATCCAAGTCGAGGCAGGAGGCGCAAAGACCGTTATGCAGCAAGGCAAGCGAGAGGGAAGATTGGCGATCGTCAAACCAGACAGGCGCATCCCCCGTGCCATGCATGTCGATGAGACCAAGGGCTGCATGCGGTGATGTTGTCCCAGCTCCAGCAATTGCGGCCGTCACAAGATCAAGCACGCAGCAAAGCGCGATCTCTTTCAGCTGCGCGTCGCTGGCCTCGACATCGATTTGAAGCGCATGTCTTGCAAGGCGTTCTGTCATGGCTGACATGATGTCCTGCCTTTCAAGCCAGATCTGATGCGCAATTATCCATCACGCAGTCTGAAAATTTGCGCGATACTTCTGAAACAGCGCTGCCACCACATAAAGGTCAAGCACCGGCAGTCCCACACAGGTGACAGAAAGCGGCGTACCTGGCTGAAGATGCCAGTCTGATGTCTTTGATAGCTCTAGAATGCCAAGATGGGGCCCGAGTGCCTCGAGCGAAGAGCCGGTCCTCGAGAACTGCAGGGCAAGGCTCTGCGAGTTCCGTCGGGAGACCGTCTCCAGATCGTCACAGCCGACCTGACCTTGCCGCAGGACCCGCCGCAAAGTCTTAACCGGCACCTCATCGCCTCCCAGATGAAGAAGACAGGCGTCACGCCTGAGCTCATCATCCTCGAAAACGGGCTTGTCGGAATTGGTGGCTGTGACCACAAAATCGGCGTCAGAAAGAACGCGATTGTCTTCGACCGCGACGAGATCAAAGGGCAGGGTTGCTGACAGCGATGCCACAAGCGCTGTTGCGCTCTCGAATCTCAGAGCCTTGAGATAGACGCGGGCAATGCGAGGCGCTGCACGTTCGGCGAGTGAAGTAAGAATTGCCATGGCGATTGGCCCCGCGCCGAACAGGAACACAGTGATACCGTCTGTTTCGATCGGACAAAGGCCAAGCACCTTTGATGCATATGCGCCTGTGCGCGCCGCCGAAAGCGCAGTCGCATCGACGATTGCGAGCGGCTGCATGGTGAGTTTCTCCATGAGAATATAGGTTGATCGCGAGCGCCGAAGGCCCAAAAGCCGGTTGAAGGCATTGGCGCCGATGACCTTGACCCCGGCAAAATTGGGGTTTGCCCCATAGAGACAGGAGAGTTTCCAACCGAGCCTCTCACCTGCAAACTCCACGGGTCGGGTTTCAAGACCGGCGTCCTGCCAGAATTCGTCCTCGGGAAGCGACAGTACGGACTTGTGCCCGAGCGCTCGCCCGTTTTGGAGATCCGTCCAGGCCTGATCCAGCGCGGCATGCACTTCCGCCACCGACAAGCCTGCGCCACTTGCGGCAATCTGAGTTTCGTCAAGCACAACGGGCTCGGTCCGATGCGGGCTGAACCGCAAATTTGAGGTGAGATGTGAAACGACCTGATTGGCAGGCATGTGACTAGTTCCTCCCGAATGCGTTTTGACCGCGACAGGAGCGGATGATAGCGGACCCCGGAGGTTTCAAAGGCGAAGTCTTGGCAAAGACTTGGCGAAGAACGCTGAAGCTCCAGCGTCATCTGACGTCGGTCAACACATCGAATGAGCTCGCGCCCAGATTGAAGATCAAAGAAGCGACTTCGCCCTGATCCTTGCCGCCTTTCGATAGGCACGCGGCGTGAGCCCCGTTTCAAAACGGAAGGTGCGGTTGAAATTCGACAGATTGTTGAAGCCGGCTTCGAAGCAGATATCGGTAATAGATGTCTGGGTCTCGCTCAGAAGCGTTCGTGCCCGCCAGACCCGAACGGAGCGACTGTAGTCGGAAAAATTCATGCCGGTCAGGCGACGAAAGGCGCGCGAGAAAGCGGAAGGCTCGAAACCGACTTTTTGCGCCACCTCGTGCATTTGCGCGCCAGGATCCGATTGGAGAATCTGAATGGCCTGGTCGATGCGCCGATGTCTTCGATCCGACACCTGATTGTAGATCGAGATGAAATGTTCACTAGCCAGCAGACGCTTTTCAGGTGCTGCATCGATTGCCTCCAGGATCTCGAGGAAAAGGCCCAGTCCGCCCCGATGGCCGACCGCATGGAGCTCAAGGATCATGTGGCCAATCAATCTGGCTTCCTTGCCCAGAATTTCTATCCCACGCTGCGCAAGCGGTTTAAGCCGGTGAAGGACGTCGAATTCGGGACAGACGGCCCGCACGCCAATCAAGGCATCGGCATCAAACTGCAGGACCATGTCGCGACCGGGGAGCGGCGGAGCACCGGGGGTAATCCAGTTGTGCGGCAGATTGGTGCCGGTCAGCATCAGATGTCCAGGCCGAAAGGGGCCGATATAGTCGCCGACATAGGCAAAGCCACTGGCGTCTGGAATGAAATGGATCTCCCATTCGGGATGATAATTCCAGATGCAGATTGGATTGGGGTAATCGTCGCGGCGGATGAGATAGGAGGCGCCTCCGGGGAGCACGATCTGCTCGCGGGTGGCGGTGAAGGTCTCGGAGGGAGACTGCGGAAAATCTGGTGCAATAGGCATGCAAGTGTCCATGTTGTGCTGCACAAATGTCAAAATAGTATCATTTCTGCGTCGAAGTCCAACTAGTTCGCACCGTCCTCTTCGGCAAAAGTGCCCCCGTCGATGGCAAGGGAGTTGCCATCAAGGGAGGAAATCATGACACTGAATGCTCTCCGCGCAGGCTGCGCGGTCATCGCCCTACTTGCCGCCTCGAACGCTTTTGCCGCCGCACAATGCACGGATGACGTCCGCATCCTGGCGCAGCCGCGCGACGGTCTGACGCTTCTCGAAGACTATGTCGACGAGTTCGAGGCGCTTTCCGGTGCCGGCTTCGAGATCAGCTATCTCAACGAAAACGATCGCCGCGCCAAGTCGCAGGCCGACGCATCAACCGTTGGCAGCTTCGACGTCTATTATGTCGACGAAGCCAATCTGGCGCTGTTTGCGTCATCGGGCTGGATCGTGCCCCTTGATGGCTTCTACCCGGCCGAATACGACTACAACGACTTCGACGCGGGCATGCGGGCGGCAGCCACCTATGACGGCAAGCAGTGGTTTGCGCCCGTCCAGGGCGGCGGCGACCTGATGGTCTATCGCACTGATCTTCTCGAAAAGGCAGGCATCGAGCCGCCCAAGACCTGGGACGAATATTTCGCAGCCGTCCAGAAGCTGCATGATCCGGCAAATGGTGTCTATGGCACAGCACTTCGCGGCCAGCGCGGCTCGGGCGCCAATGTCTGGCGCTGGATGCCCTTCTTCAAGGCCAATGGTGGCGAGTGGTTCAAGGATGGCAAGCCAGCCTTCAACTCGGATGCAGCCGTGAAGGCGACCGAGACCTATCTGGAACTCTTCAAATATTCGGCTCCAGGCACGCAGACCGGCTCCTGGGATGAATCGACCGGCGCCTTCCGTTCCGGCAAGGTCGCGATCATCATCGAATCCGCACCCCTTGGCGGCATGTCGGTCGACAAGGCGCAGAGCCAGGTCGCAGACAAGGTCGCCTTCTCGGTTCCGCCATCGCCGCTGCCGGGTGGCGGTTACGCTCATGGCTTTGCGATCGCCTCCAAGGCCAATGCCACGGATGAGGAAAAGGCCTGCGCCGGTCTTTTCGTTGCCTGGGCAACCTCCAAGGAGCAGGAGGCCCGTCGCCTTGCCGCCGGCCAGCCGGGCGAGTTGACGCGCACCAGCACCTATCAGAGCCCGGAATATGCGACGACATTTGGTCAGAACCTCGCCGACGCAATGGCTGCGACCGGTGAGAAGACCACCGTCACATTCTGGCAGGATCCGCGCTGGCAGGAGCTAGGCAATCAGTGGGGCATCATGCTCGAAGAGCTGATCACCGGCAGCCGCACCGATATCAAGGCGACGCTTGACGAACTGGAAGCCTTCGCCGCCAAACTTTAAGGCCCCCCAAGCAGCCAACTCGGGCGCGTCCCCCGACGCGCCCCTTTTTTCCATCAAAGGATCTGCCATGCGCCGCGGCCGCTCGCTGCCTTATGTCTTCTTGGGCCCGACCCTGGGCATCTTGATCATCTTGGCCCTGGTGCCGACGATCTATGCGATCAACATATCGCTTCAGAACCGGACCCTTTCTGCACCCGAGGCAGACTATGTCTGGTTCGCCAATTATCTGGCTCTGTTTTCCGATGCCCGCTTCTTGAATGCGCTTTGGGTGTCGTTCAAATGGGAGATCATCAGCGTCACCGCGACCATGGTGACGGGGCTCGCTCTCGGTATTGCCATGTTCGAAGCGGCAAGCCCCAGGGCGCGCAACGTCCTTTGCGTGCTCTTCATCATTCCCGTTCTCCTGCCGCGTGTTTGCGCAGCCTTCGTCTGGAAGTTTGCCTTCCACCCGCTTTACGGCGCGCTGACATGGCCGGTGCGCGAGATCACCGGCGTCACGCCGGATATCCTGTCGACGCCGCTTGGCGCGCTTCTCGCCGTTGCCTTTGTCGATGTCTGGCAGTGGGGCCTGTTCTTTGCCGTGATCATCCTGAAGCTCCTCGAATCCCTGCCGCCGCAGCCTTTGGAAGCTGCGCGCATCGACCGCGCCACCCGTTTCGAGATCCATCGTTTCGTCACCCTACCCATGCTGAAAGCGCCATTGATCAGCCTGCTTCTCGTCAAGGCGATCGAGAGCCTGCGTTCCTTCGACCTCGTCTATGTCATGACCCGTGGCGGCCCC
Proteins encoded:
- the trbI gene encoding IncP-type conjugal transfer protein TrbI, with translation MSEALQLSGAPQVLTTRSGNGDKQGMQRLNRLPLILVLTGAILVIAIIVFGLSSRGLWRSGQGAEDGRDRRPATSFADTLKQGIGDGIIGDNPSPPIVQAPSRVTDRPDVIPAPKLVTPGRAPRDEMISPPPPALDEDELWRKRLEREHQEQILNERQRQIMASLQRAEGAKASPLRIDTSALSEILPTRPASEGAEGARNDPGQRDRLAQRLLAAAETMGRAGEGFSDQNGQGQKQAFLDQTRRARDAEPRLEPLTNSKTLLRGSVIPALLLTGLNADLPGRLLAQVSQNVYDSATGRHLLIPQGSRLVGQYDSKVSYGQSRVLVVWTDIVLPDGARLEIAAMAGIDQTGEAGFKDKVDRHYIRNFGTAALVALIGTGIDLSLPQSQNGFGVSDASDAARRSFAETFGRLAEGSISKGLDTQPTLTIRPGFRFNILVDQDLVFG
- a CDS encoding autoinducer binding domain-containing protein, yielding MGKKHPFDSLIEAISTASDPDALTAALSEFGERHGFPFFAYLRLDGSRWRAVSNYPSEWQDRYYRNNYGRIDPIVRAVKRGVHPFCWSLDDPVFETERAEVVAFRDEAIAHGIRAGFSIPIRVGFSHQAVLTFASSDTHCLNLAAMLDIVEAAAAAAMLHVAFSLPRMRWHQAAPSDLTSFERMCLRWVAEGKTMQDVADLLDAKYSTVRISIDKARDKLDAVTIQHATAVAIRLSLI
- a CDS encoding response regulator transcription factor; the protein is MPTSSMSSFPARQDKRRKAEVLFLSLSDRAGQRILKILQAEYQIRSVETIEQLRQTLLTKGIDLLILDRSADPCDDVVQFCRDIRLTSSVAIILMVGSDDPNLRIEALEAGADDCFSQKLGLREIKARVASLLRRAAFGAAALSTSRVLFFDGWSIDPHRRSLTDPTGRLVDLTAAEFDLLWAFCRNSGKTLSRQTLLTLTRVGAARPVDRSIDVHINRLRSKIEVDPHRPMLLRTVRLGGYIFTPAVEVELLPTRKRAQGQRPGQGASQNQDH
- a CDS encoding winged helix-turn-helix transcriptional regulator, translated to MASSTCGHRIQARGLLMQNLHPDARESAPLVVVCTAATELSLFLRHSLGSEGMTAICATSASEGFDHIVSQASVIALVDCQLPEADWLLESLLHAMPEEGLTILVLSADDRACSQLEHRQKGRVHSIRRPLDPAFLLKAIRRFAGQMRVNDRNGLVFADIKLDLAARKVWRQRREIRLTGIEFELLSTLMLEPGRVFSRESLIAQAWPPGVFVDTRTVNIHIGHLRRQLTAHGEPDLIRTVRGYGYALDRTDPDLERDTS
- a CDS encoding amidohydrolase family protein, coding for MTRIQNRSGSQLVLEGGSLITGDGKTHLESASIRIRDGMIVEITQAPIEASNGETVVSTKGYLMLPGFINGHAHATIAGPSMPSGSLPLSLDDVRYQRNRHLLSGTTSLINVCGLALSEERDGALEPHALDIHMTSAHTPHSLAAADQIDGQGLTPRHRSARLEELVSRGCRVLGEAGGGQTLGGGAQDYRFIPDAIEERTGVRISAHLARQLKEAVLGRNLDGKMRISEAALHELLDEHAIDLTSRALGNLLRMKVLAPVHCARLGLEEIAAASAQLQLPAIFHHALPTATTLIALAKAYPKARMVAAHANHPSFLPEEACTYARELKALGVTIDVSTLDMIDTRFRNQPDNLDALVDAGLIDTLSTDYAGGDWDSIGSALHRTTRKNGWSLPQVVALATGNVARVFPELFADRGLLEVGRRADIVIAEPHNISRIRHVYKDGRLVVSDGVLLHGVAPGLQK
- a CDS encoding transposase is translated as MFDLTIDLYNDPETARQHLEKLRWPKGPICPHCGNGDKFRIMKFAGKSTRPGLYKCKECRKPFSVTVGTVLEGSNIPLHKWVLAAHLMGAYRYRMNANQLHRMLDVSYRSACHMTERIDNVMK
- a CDS encoding MmgE/PrpD family protein, encoding MTERLARHALQIDVEASDAQLKEIALCCVLDLVTAAIAGAGTTSPHAALGLIDMHGTGDAPVWFDDRQSSLSLALLHNGLCASCLDLDDGNRAARGHPGASVIPTVLTLGASLPEVWGSAILSALIAGYDVGIRIAASQRPDAIATRQTGRWAAFAACAAAGRLLGVSHRVLSEGLAIAGVLAPNQRANGSSGYSSATGNLVKEGIAFSARTGLEALFLAQRGFTGPIDLLDHDRFYDQDRLMADLGHRFEILDTYFKPYACCRYIHPALDALSQLMHGHGVVADDIERMDVYTFSQALRLANSCAPQTLVGLQYSLPFCLAVLAVEGEEAFLPVSENLLFRKDLVRLAERVILSIDEEAEARFPRETMAKLRLTLRSGRKLSSALTAPRGDPREPMDRAYLTLKLRSVLTNRGISELYSRAIDAVECLGRGNPSPVFALLSASLKRT